A genomic window from Glycine max cultivar Williams 82 chromosome 17, Glycine_max_v4.0, whole genome shotgun sequence includes:
- the LOC100527271 gene encoding transcription factor Pcc1 domain-containing protein, producing MATPPQWEFSCDMEMYFGSEENASIVYAALAVDKELQPDKVKRLMTVSDGKLSVHFEATEARFLRASFSAFVDVLTLATKTIEEFGQVMKL from the exons atggctacaccaccaCAATGGGAATTTAGCtg TGACATGGAAATGTATTTTGGATCGGAGGAGAATGCTTCCATTGTGTATGCTGCCTTAGCAGTTGACAAAGAG TTACAGCCTGATAAAGTAAAACGACTTATGACAGTGTCTGATGGAAAGCTATCAGT GCACTTTGAGGCAACAGAAGCCAGATTTCTTCGGGCATCATTTAGTGCTTTTGTAGATGTCCTGACACTAGCCACCAAAACTATTGAAGAATTTGGTCAAGTAATGAAGTTGTGA